One Setaria viridis chromosome 5, Setaria_viridis_v4.0, whole genome shotgun sequence genomic region harbors:
- the LOC117857061 gene encoding uncharacterized protein isoform X1, protein MADHFALMTGRLITESTLRSAVHESSADAAVPSTSDGYEHTDPSVVAEDVQLCVGKAKSGVMVECRICQEEGDEAYMETPCSCKGSLKYAHHRCVQRWCNEKGDTICEICLQLRMRGKNTIESTVLNDRTLQLADLLFLLLMPQQLTPNYTAPLKLFRHGRNLINFRRAVERRENHGASYGHTLDQSDGASSFDSQSSNPKNVIYCRVFAVALMALLVLRDAIFLILRSHKVCSIELITLLMFRTAGIVIPVYIILISITALLHRCNQRQVVHETPVSEPRGAGGLQPMPPQQHIINIR, encoded by the exons ATGGCGGATCACTTCGCGCTGATGACGGGCCGTCTGATCACGGAGTCGACGCTCCGGTCCGCCGTTCATGAGTCATctgccgacgccgccgtgccTTCCACTTCGGACGGCTACGAGCACACCGACCCCTCCGTCGTTGCTGAAGACGTTCAGCTGTGCGTGGGCAAAGCCAAGAGCGGTGTCATGGTGGAGTGCAGGATCTGCCAAGAGGAAGGTGACGAGGCCTACATGGAGACCCCCTGCTCCTGCAAGGGCAGCTTGAAG TACGCTCACCACAGATGCGTCCAGCGGTGGTGTAACGAGAAGGGAGACACCATATGTGAGATATGCTTGCAG CTGAGGATGAGGGGAAAAAACACCATTGAGTCAACGGTGCTGAATGACAGGACATTGCAGTTGGCTGATTTGTTGTTTCTGCTCTTGATGCCACAGCAACTGACACCAAACTACACTGCTCCTTTGAAGTTGTTTCGGCATGGAAGGAACCTAATAAATTTCAG GAGAGCTGTAGAAAGACGAGAAAATCACGGTGCTAGTTATGGTCACACCTTGGATCAATCTGATGGTGCATCAAGCTTTGATTCTCAAAGTTCCAACCCAAAAAACGTCATATATTGCCGAGTATTTGCCGTTGCT TTGATGGCTTTGTTGGTTCTCCGTGACGCAATCTTCCTTATACTCCGCAGCCACAAAGTGTGCTCAATAGAGCTAATCACT CTGCTAATGTTCAGAACGGCTGGAATTGTCATACCTGTCTACATCATCTTGATATCAATTACCGCATTGCTTCATCGGTGTAATCAACGTCAG GTTGTGCATGAGACGCCGGTTTCTGAACCTCGTGGAGCAGGGGGTTTGCAGCCAATGCCACCTCAacagcatatcatcaacatcCGGTAG
- the LOC117857061 gene encoding uncharacterized protein isoform X2: MADHFALMTGRLITESTLRSAVHESSADAAVPSTSDGYEHTDPSVVAEDVQLCVGKAKSGVMVECRICQEEGDEAYMETPCSCKGSLKYAHHRCVQRWCNEKGDTICEICLQQLTPNYTAPLKLFRHGRNLINFRRAVERRENHGASYGHTLDQSDGASSFDSQSSNPKNVIYCRVFAVALMALLVLRDAIFLILRSHKVCSIELITLLMFRTAGIVIPVYIILISITALLHRCNQRQVVHETPVSEPRGAGGLQPMPPQQHIINIR; the protein is encoded by the exons ATGGCGGATCACTTCGCGCTGATGACGGGCCGTCTGATCACGGAGTCGACGCTCCGGTCCGCCGTTCATGAGTCATctgccgacgccgccgtgccTTCCACTTCGGACGGCTACGAGCACACCGACCCCTCCGTCGTTGCTGAAGACGTTCAGCTGTGCGTGGGCAAAGCCAAGAGCGGTGTCATGGTGGAGTGCAGGATCTGCCAAGAGGAAGGTGACGAGGCCTACATGGAGACCCCCTGCTCCTGCAAGGGCAGCTTGAAG TACGCTCACCACAGATGCGTCCAGCGGTGGTGTAACGAGAAGGGAGACACCATATGTGAGATATGCTTGCAG CAACTGACACCAAACTACACTGCTCCTTTGAAGTTGTTTCGGCATGGAAGGAACCTAATAAATTTCAG GAGAGCTGTAGAAAGACGAGAAAATCACGGTGCTAGTTATGGTCACACCTTGGATCAATCTGATGGTGCATCAAGCTTTGATTCTCAAAGTTCCAACCCAAAAAACGTCATATATTGCCGAGTATTTGCCGTTGCT TTGATGGCTTTGTTGGTTCTCCGTGACGCAATCTTCCTTATACTCCGCAGCCACAAAGTGTGCTCAATAGAGCTAATCACT CTGCTAATGTTCAGAACGGCTGGAATTGTCATACCTGTCTACATCATCTTGATATCAATTACCGCATTGCTTCATCGGTGTAATCAACGTCAG GTTGTGCATGAGACGCCGGTTTCTGAACCTCGTGGAGCAGGGGGTTTGCAGCCAATGCCACCTCAacagcatatcatcaacatcCGGTAG
- the LOC117857967 gene encoding small ribosomal subunit protein RACK1z produces the protein MAGAQETLVLAGVMRGHNDVVTAIAAPIDNSPFIVSSSRDKSLLVWDLTNPVHVAGDGTTTADYGVPFRRLTGHSHFVQDVVLSSDGQFALSGSWDGELRLWDLSTGLTTRRFVGHEKDVLSVAFSIDNRQIVSASRDKTIKLWNTLGECKYTIGGDHGASEGHSGWVSCVRFSPNTIQPTIVSGSWDRSVKVWNLTNCKLRSNLQGHGGYVNAVAVSPDGSLCASGGKDNVTLLWDLTEGKRLYALDAGSIIHSLCFSPNRYWLCAATQDSIKIWDLESKHIVQDLRPEVSAGKNQILYCTSLSWSADGSTLYAGYTDGTIRIFKISGFSYSV, from the exons ATGGCCGGCGCGCAGGAGACCCTGGTGCTCGCCGGCGTGATGCGCGGCCACAACGATGTGGTGACGGCGATCGCCGCGCCCATCGACAACTCCCCCTTCATCGTCTCGTCCTCCCGCGACAAGTCGTTGCTGGTCTGGGACCTGACCAACCCCGTCCACGTCGCCGGGGACGGCACTACCACCGCCGACTACGGCGTCCCATTCCGCCGCCTCACCGGCCACTCCCACTTCGTCCAGGACGTCGTCCTCAGCTCCGACGGCCAGTTCGCGCTCTCGGGATCCTGGGACGGCGAGCTCCGCCTCTGGGATCTCTCCACGGGCCTCACCACCCGCCGCTTCGTTGGCCACGAGAAGGACGTCCTCTCCGTCGCCTTCTCCATCGACAACCGCCAGATCGTGTCCGCATCCCGCGACAAAACCATCAAGCTGTGGAACACACTCGGCGAGTGCAAGTACACCATTGGCGGCGACCACGGCGCCAGCGAGGGCCACAGCGGCTGGGTCTCGTGCGTCCGCTTCTCGCCCAACACCATCCAGCCTACGATCGTATCCGGCTCCTGGGACCGCAGTGTCAAGGTCTGGAACCTCACCAACTGCAAGCTCCGCAGCAATCTCCAAGGTCACGGCGGCTACGTCAACGCCGTTGCTGTGAGCCCTGATGGCTCTCTGTGCGCCTCCGGAGGGAAAGACAATGTTACCCTGCTGTGGGACTTGACTGAGGGCAAGAGGCTGTACGCGTTGGACGCGGGCTCCATCATCCACTCGCTCTGCTTCTCGCCCAACCGCTACTGGCTCTGCGCAGCCACACAGGACTCCATCAAGATCTGGGATCTTGAATCGAAGCACATTGTGCAGGACCTTAGGCCTGAGGTTTCCGCTGGCAAGAACCAG ATTCTGTACTGCACAAGCTTGAGCTGGAGCGCTGATGGAAGCACCCTCTATGCCGGTTACACAGATGGAACCATCCGGATCTTTAAGATCTCTGGATTCAGCTACTCGGTCTAA